AAGAGGTCATGGATGAGGCTTACGGTGCTGCTGATGCCTAACGGAATGGTAAACCTGGGGAAACGCTCGGCCTCGGCAACGCCGATCTGTGCGGTTGCTGCTGCAAGACGCCGTTCGTCCGCCCGTATATCTGGGCGTTGGCGCATCACCTCCGATGGCAATGAAAGCGGCAGGCGGGCGGGCACAGGCAAAGATGAAGACGGTTCGGCCAGCGCTGTGCGCCAATCACCAGGAAAACCGCCAGCCAGTACGCCGATGGCATGACTGAACCGGGCAATATCCGCCTCCATCAAAGGCGGCTGCGCCTCGGCTGTTTTGCGCTCTGCCCGGGCCTGCATCACATCGGCCAGGGTGCCCATGCCCCTCAACTGGGCCTGTTCAGCCAGTCGCTCACTCTCAAGCAGCGTACGGATATTGTCATGGGCGATGGCCAGGCGTAGCTGCGTTGCACGCAGGCCCGCGTAGTTGGACACTAGTTCCGCAACCAGACTCACCTGCAATGCGCGATGATCTTCGGCAACCGCTTCAATGCCCGCATCTGCCGCTTCAACGGCTCTGCGCGTTCCACCAAAGATATCCAGCTCCCAACTCGCGTCAAAGCCAGCAAGCCAAGTCCGCGACTCGCCGCCGACTTGCCCGGTGAGGGCCTCGCTGGTGCGCCGAGCCTCACCTGCCCCGCCGCCGGAAACCGTCGGCCCAAAGGCCGACGCGGTCTGAACCCGCTCCGCGCGCGCCTGCCGCAACCGCGCCAGCGCGATACCAATATCCTGATTCCGCTCCAACGCCTGCTCGACCAACCTGTCGAGCAGCGGGTCGTTGAATGACCGCCACCACATGCGCAGTCCATCCTGAGAGCTGCCAGACAAGGCACTGTTGGCCTCAACCCAGTTTGCAGGCAGGTTCAATGTGGGTTTGGTATAGTCAGGGCCTACGGACAGGCAGCCTGAAAGGCCCAGCAACAACGAGACAAGCAGAAACACGCTGCAAATACGCAGTCGCGCATGATTTCGTGCTGTGTACATGCGCACTCCTACAACCAACGTTGCAAAAGCGTTGCGAGGCGGCCCTGGGGTGGCCTGTCGCCTCCTGGCGCAGTCACCTCGATGCTGCCTGTCATGCCTGCGGCCAAAACAAGATTTTGCGGGAGTTGCCCAAATTCGACGCGAACCGGAATGCGCTGCGCCAGGCGAACCCAGCTGAAACTTGGCGCAACGCTTGGCAAACCCTGCGCATCAGCCTGCTGGTTGGCATCGGCTATTCCGCGCCCGATACTCACCACCTTGCCAGGAATCACCTCATCAAAACCCATCAGGCGGATCTGCGCTGAGGCGCCGGGCTCAATGCCATGCAGTTTGGTTTCTTCAAAATAGCCGATGATCCGGAAGCTGCTCGCGTCCACCAGCGCGATATTCGGCTGGCCAGTCACCGCATAGTCGCCCTTGTTCAGCCTCAGACGCGTTATATATCCATCCACAGGGGCCCGCAGCACTGTGTGCTCCATATCCAGCCTTGCCCTGTCTACAGCAACTTGCGCACTGCGCAACTCGGCCTGGGCGATGGCCATTGTCTGATTCGCACGCTGGACTTCTTCTGCGGGCACAATATCTTCCATACCCCGGCGGCGTCTCGCGTCTTCCATTTTCTGACGCAACGACACGTCCGCCGCAGCCAGTTGAGCCTCGGCCTGCGCCAAAGCCAGAGCAAAGTGGGCAGGATCTATGCGGTAGAGCACATCCCCCTGTTTCACAAACTGGTCATCAACCACCGAGACATCCAGTACCGTACCTGACACCTCCGGGGCTATGCGGACGATCTGCGCACTGACGCGGCCATCCCGTGTCCAGGGGGCCAAGACATAGGCACGCCAGAGCGCGCTTACCAAAATCCACGCAAAAATGACGACAGTGACTGTAAGCCCTGCCCTGAATATCTGTTTTGCCGGAAACAAACTGTTAGACATGGAAAACCAACACCTTTTCTGGGAATAAGCGGTTAAACAAAGAGAATCAGCATCGAAACTATGCAGAGGGAAAGAGCAAACCCGAATAAACCGGGATGCCAGACCCACCTCAGCGCGCCGCAGCGTGTAAGCAGGGAGCGAAGACCCAGGTATATTGGCAGCGCGGCGCACGCATAGACAAAGAATGGCGGCAGGTAGATGCCAGCCACCGAGAACTCACTCAGCATCGGTACGACCTCCAGAATGTTGTGAAAAGTAATCCGCGCGGTTTTCAAGCAGCACTGCAATATCAAGCAGCACGACCGTCAATCGTTGCGCTTCGGCTGTGGCGGCGCTCCCTGTCAGTGACAATTGCGACAAGGACCTTGCAGCACGGCGGGCATGCCGAGCCGCCATTTTGGGTTCGCCAACCCGGCGGTTCATGTAGCGAAAAGCGGTTGCAAGCTGGCGGCGCAATTCAGAATCTTTGGGCGCATGGCGCAGCCAATTGCGCAGGCGCAAAACCTCTCGCCCCAGATGAATACTGTCCAGCGCATTGGCAATCTCTCGCTCCATCACCTCCGGTTGCGCCCTAAGCAGCGCACCGAGTTGAGCCGTGCGGTGCTGCTGGCTCCATTGCCAGACTTTCGCATCAGTCCGTTTTCCTCTGAAGGTGCCAAGCGCATTATCGCGGATAGCAAGGTGCAAACGCTCGGCGTCGCGCGACAGATTGCGCGGCAGCAGAACCTTGAACCCCACCAGCGTAAAAAATACTGCCAGTATCCAGGCCACGGAACTGTTGAGAAATAACGCAAAATCATAGTTCATGGGGTTGTCTGGCGCGGCCAGCGTGGTGAAAGCCACGAGATAGGTGGCCCCGGCCGCCA
This genomic interval from Desulfovibrio desulfuricans contains the following:
- a CDS encoding DUF1656 domain-containing protein, with translation MLSEFSVAGIYLPPFFVYACAALPIYLGLRSLLTRCGALRWVWHPGLFGFALSLCIVSMLILFV
- a CDS encoding efflux RND transporter periplasmic adaptor subunit gives rise to the protein MSNSLFPAKQIFRAGLTVTVVIFAWILVSALWRAYVLAPWTRDGRVSAQIVRIAPEVSGTVLDVSVVDDQFVKQGDVLYRIDPAHFALALAQAEAQLAAADVSLRQKMEDARRRRGMEDIVPAEEVQRANQTMAIAQAELRSAQVAVDRARLDMEHTVLRAPVDGYITRLRLNKGDYAVTGQPNIALVDASSFRIIGYFEETKLHGIEPGASAQIRLMGFDEVIPGKVVSIGRGIADANQQADAQGLPSVAPSFSWVRLAQRIPVRVEFGQLPQNLVLAAGMTGSIEVTAPGGDRPPQGRLATLLQRWL
- a CDS encoding efflux transporter outer membrane subunit, with the protein product MYTARNHARLRICSVFLLVSLLLGLSGCLSVGPDYTKPTLNLPANWVEANSALSGSSQDGLRMWWRSFNDPLLDRLVEQALERNQDIGIALARLRQARAERVQTASAFGPTVSGGGAGEARRTSEALTGQVGGESRTWLAGFDASWELDIFGGTRRAVEAADAGIEAVAEDHRALQVSLVAELVSNYAGLRATQLRLAIAHDNIRTLLESERLAEQAQLRGMGTLADVMQARAERKTAEAQPPLMEADIARFSHAIGVLAGGFPGDWRTALAEPSSSLPVPARLPLSLPSEVMRQRPDIRADERRLAAATAQIGVAEAERFPRFTIPLGISSTVSLIHDLFSSASTAWSVGGQVSQSIYDGGRARAGVKAAQANADAARLVYERDVRLALRDVEDALTALNSERLRQASLKEAVVDSQKALEHSSRLYGRGLSAYMPVLVAQRTVNNARDALALSQWEELRGVIALYKSLGAGWSDDTSAAGADQKDAFKTSAVR